One segment of Drosophila mauritiana strain mau12 chromosome 3R, ASM438214v1, whole genome shotgun sequence DNA contains the following:
- the LOC117145710 gene encoding NADH-quinone oxidoreductase subunit D encodes MSGGTQGIRKLADKLFTPNEIRRFQAYKNRLSEKFLTVEGLKSTFKRPDFGKLFNRRVFSSNKEDCPEEPKVKECDPSWDELYPPGPPYEPYDTHYWYPDPEFMNKHPYIVRYPEGDEWKKRPNYKGKQIPPVDRTFRTKLINFGPAHPAAHGVLRMILELDNETVLNADPHIGLLHRGTEKLIEYKTYTQALPYFDRLDYVSCMANELAYCLAVEKLLNVEVPRRAKYIRTMFSEIMRLTNHTMAIGSSVLDCGAITPLFWLFEEREKLYEFSERASGARLHAAYIRPGGVASDIPLGFLHDLYQFINLFNERLDEVEDVVTDNRIWRMRNIGIGVISAHDALNYGCTGPVLRATGVKWDLRKQQPYDAYDEIDFDVVVGSNGDCYDRYLVRMREMRESVNIIKQCIDSMPPGEIKVDDLKICPPQRSKMKEGMEDLIHHFKHFSQGFRVPPGQTYCAVESPKGEFGAFLISDGSSRPYRCKIRPASYAHLALMAKMAPAHLLADVVAIIGSLDIVFGEIDR; translated from the exons ATGTCTGGCGGAACGCAAGGGATTCGCAAGCTGGCCGACAAGCTCTTCACACCCAACGAAATTAGACGCTTCCAGGCGTACAAGAACCGGCTCAGTGAGAAGTTTTTGACCGTGGAGGGCTTAAAGTCCACCTTCAAGAGACCGGATTTCGGAAAACTATTCAACCGTCGCGTGTTTTCATCGAACAAGGAAG ATTGCCCCGAAGAGCCAAAAGTTAAGGAATGTGACCCCAGCTGGGATGAACTGTATCCTCCAGGCCCGCCATACGAGCCTTATGATACACACTACTGGTATCCAGATCCCGAGTTCATGAATAAACATCCGTATATTGTAAGGTATCCCGAGGGTGACGAGTGGAAAAAGCGTCCCAATTATAAGGGAAAACAGATTCCTCCCGTTGATCGTACTTTTCGCACCAAGCTCATAAACTTTGGACCCGCCCATCCGGCGGCACACGGAGTACTCCGTATGATCCTCGAGTTGGACAACGAAACGGTGCTGAATGCCGATCCGCACATTGGACTACTGCATCGCGGAACCGAGAAACTAATCGAGTACAAGACATACACTCAAGCACTGCCCTATTTCGATCGCCTGGACTATGTGTCCTGCATGGCCAACGAGTTGGCCTACTGCCTGGCGGTGGAGAAGTTGCTGAATGTGGAGGTTCCACGTCGGGCCAAGTACATACGCACCATGTTTTCGGAGATAATGAGGCTCACGAATCACACAATGGCCATTGGTTCGTCGGTACTGGACTGTGGAGCCATAACTCCACTCTTTTGGTTGTTCGAGGAACGTGAGAAGTTGTATGAGTTTTCGGAACGCGCTTCGGGAGCTCGCCTGCATGCCGCCTACATTCGaccggggggcgtggccagtgaTATACCTCTAGGGTTTCTCCACGATCTTTATCAGTTTATCAATCTATTCAACGAACGATTGGATGAGGTGGAGGACGTCGTGACCGACAATCGCAtctggcgtatgcgtaatattggCATTGGCGTTATATCCGCACACGATGCCTTGAATTATGGATGCACTGGACCCGTTTTGAGGGCCACTGGAGTAAAGTGGGACTTGCGTAAGCAACAGCCATACGATGCCTACGATGAGATTGATTTTGACGTGGTTGTGGGATCGAATGGAGACTGCTACGATCGCTACTTGGTGCGCATGCGTGAAATGCGCGAGTCGGTGAATATCATCAAGCAGTGCATCGACTCCATGCCACCGGGTGAGATCAAGGTGGATGATCTGAAGATCTGCCCTCCACAGCGAAGCAAGATGAAGGAGGGCATGGAGGATCTGATCCACCATTTCAAGCACTTCTCGCAGGGATTCCGTGTGCCTCCGGGACAAACGTACTGTGCCGTTGAATCGCCCAAGGGGGAATTCGGAGCATTCCTCATCTCCGATGGTTCCTCGCGTCCCTATCGCTGCAAGATTCGTCCAGCTTCCTATGCTCATCTAGCCCTCATGGCCAAAATGGCACCCGCACACCTTCTGGCCGATGTTGTGGCCATTATTGGATCGCTGGACATCGTTTTTGGCGAAATCGACCGTTAG